From the genome of Dictyoglomus sp.:
AAAAACTTGGTAAAAATGTTTCTTATAGAAGATTAATAAGAATGGAACTATATAAATTAGAAAAACATCTAATAGGAGATGAAAAATATTATCCATTAATTTCTGAGTGGTAATTATAATGTATGTCATAATGGTCTATGATATCAACGAAGAAAGAGTAAATAAAGTTCTGAAAGTTGGAAGAAAATATTTAACATGGGTTCAAAACTCTGTTCTTGAGGGAGAAATAACTGAAGCAAAATTCGAAAAATTAAAGATAGAGATAAAGGAAATTATAAATCCTGAAGAAGATTCTGTAATTTTTTATATTTTTCGGACGACAAAATATACTGAAAGAGAGATCTTAGGCATAGAAAAAAATAAAAAAGACAACATGTTCTTATGATTAGATAATATTGTAAATAAAGTTAATTTTTCTGTTTATCTCCAAACTTGCAAAAACCCCAGAGGATGGACAGAAAATAAAAATTCAAATTAAATCCTCTTTACAACTGAAACTTTTTATGATAGATTATAATCAAAATTGTAGCTTTCCTATAAGGGAGTAAATTTTAGAATTTAGTTTTTTATGTAGTTCTAAGGGTTTGTAGAGTACCTATAAGGGATTGAAACAGCAATTAAATAATTAGAAAAGCTTTTCTGCAGAAGGTTTGTAGAGTACCTATAAGGGATTGAAACTTTTTTGCAATTGTTTTAATTATCTTTTCCATAAGGGGTTTGTAGAGTACCTATAAGGGATTGAAACCCTTTGAAAGCTCGGAATATCTCAATGCCCATACACGTTTGTAGAGTACCTATAAGGGATTGAAACCTCGTTTTCA
Proteins encoded in this window:
- the cas2 gene encoding CRISPR-associated endonuclease Cas2 produces the protein MYVIMVYDINEERVNKVLKVGRKYLTWVQNSVLEGEITEAKFEKLKIEIKEIINPEEDSVIFYIFRTTKYTEREILGIEKNKKDNMFL